The genomic window TTGGACATGTCCCCCGTGGCCGGGTCGCGCCAGGGCTTCTCGCCGGTGGCCAGGCCCACGAAGTTGGCCACCGTCTTGGGCGCGTCCTTGGAGAAGAGCTTGACGGTGATGTCGCCCTGGCTCGTCTTGAGCGTGGCGTAGAGGTCCTTGCCGGCCTGGACCTTCTTCGTCCACTTGCCAGCAGCGGGCTGGGCCCCCGCGAGGGAGGCGGTCAGCAGCAGGGCGGTCGCGAGCATCCGGAACATGGGTTCCGAACCTACTCGCCCCCCTCCCCCCGTCCAAGGGGTTTCACTTGGGGTCGTCCTTGCGAAGCATGTCCAGGGTGGCCCGGGCGGCTGCCTGCTCGGCCTCCTTCTTGTTGCGGCCAGTGGCGCGCGCGTACAGCTCCGAGCCGATGGAGACCTCCACCTCGAAGGTCTTCTCGTGGTCCGGCCCCACCTCGGCCACCACCCGGTAGCGCGGGGGCACCTTCAGCCGCACCTGCGCGTCCTCCTGGAGCTTCGTCTTGTAATCCAGGCCGCTGCGCCCCTGGGCCACCCCGTCCAGGGCCTCGGCGAAGTGCTGGTCCACCAGCGTCATGACGGGCTCCATGCCCCCGCCCAGGAACACCGCGCCAATCACGGCCTCCAGTGCGTCGGCGAGCAGGGAGTTCTTCTCCCGCCCCCCGGTCATCTCCTCGCCCCGGCCCAGCAGGAGCATGGCCCCCAGGCCCAGCCGCCGGGCGATGCGCGCCAGCCCCTCCTCGTTGACGATGAGGGCGCGCAGCTTGGACAGCTCGCCTTCGGCCGCCAGGGGGAAGCGCTCCATCAACCGGTGGCTGATGGCCAGGTCCACCACCGCGTCCCCCAGGAACTCCAGCCGCTCGTTGTCCTGGAGCCCCGCGTCCCGGTGCTCGTTGAAGTAGCTCTTGTGGGTGAGCGCCGCGAGCCCCAGCTCCTTGCGGCCAAACGGCACCCCGAGCCGGAGCTCCAGCGACTGGACGCGCTCTTGGAGGCTCTGCTTGTCCACGCGCTACTCCGACAGCTGGCTCGCCAGTTCCTCGGCGAGCGCGTAGGGGTCCGCCTGCCGCTCGGCGATGCGGCTGGCCACCTCGTCCAGGCGGCCCCGCTCCCGCTCCAGCCGCCCCAGCGCGCCGCGCAACAGCCGCTCGCGCAGCAGGGCGACGAACTGCATGGCGGCCCGGGCCCGCTCCCGGTCCCGGCGCAGGCCCGTCTCGTCCAGGAAGAGGCGGTGCTGCTCCACCGCGTCCACCAGCTCGTCGATGCCCTGGTTGCGCGCGGCCACCACCTTGAGGATGGGCGGCTCCCACTCGCGCGCGGACGGGGGCTCCTCCACGTGGTGCCCCTGCGCCTTGGCGAGCACCATCCGGTGGTGCGCGTCGTGGTCCATGGCGGGCGCCTTCACCGCGTGGCGCAGCTCCAGCATCATCCGCAGCTCGCGCACCATGCGGTCGGCGCCGTCCAGGTCCGCCTTGTTCACCGCGAACACGTCCGCCACCTCGAGGATGCCCGCCTTGATGGCCTGCACGTCATCGCCCATGCCCGGCACCGCCACCACGATGGTGGTGTGCGCCATCTGGGCGATGTCGATCTCGTCCTGCCCCACCCCCACCGTCTCCACCAGGACGATGTCCTGGCCCATGGCGTCCATCACGCGGATGCAGTCGCCGGTGGCGCGCGACAGGCCGCCCAGGTTGCCGCGCGTGGCCAGGGAGCGGATGAAGACCCCCGGGTCCGTGGCGTGCTCCTGCATGCGGATGCGGTCGCCGAGGATGGCGCCGCCGGTGAAGGGGCTCGTCGGGTCCACCGCGAGCACGCCCACGCGCTTGCCCTGCTTGCGGTAGCGGGCGATGAGCCGGTCGGTCAGCGTGGACTTGCCCGCCCCCGGCGAGCCGGTGATTCCGATGATGTAGGCGCGGCCCGTCCGGGGAAACAGGGCCTGCAGATCCGCCGTGGCGCTCTGCACGCCATCATCGATGTTGCGCATCAGGCGCGACGCGGCGCGGATATCCCCCGCGAGCACCCTCTGGGACAGTTGAGTCGCCGTAGCCAAGCTCACTCCTGTGGCGTGTCCGGGCCGATGAGCTTCACGGCCTCGGGGGGGACCTTCAGGAGGTCCGCCACCAGCGGGACAATGCCGGGGAAGTCATCCAGTTCGAACCGCTCCGCCCACACCTTGCCCCGCGAGCCCGCGAGCAGCCCCCGGAAGGTGCGCCCCACCAGCCGCGCCGCGGCGAAGCGGTAGGACTCGCCGTTGACGGTCATCTGCACGAGCAGCTCCAGGTGGCTGCGGGGCGGCACGATGGCCTGGGGCCCGAAGTGCTCCGCCAGCTCCGCGAAGCGCACCAGGCCCCGCGAGGCCAGGGGGGCCGGCGCGGGCCGGGCGGGCGGCTCGTCGAAGAGCGCCACCAGGTAGCCGGCGAGCACCTCGCGCTCGCGGAACTCGGACAGCTCGAAGCGGTGCACGGCGCTGGTCTCCAGCGGCGTGCCCTGGCGCAGCACCTGGCCCACCCGGAAGCCGCCCTGCCGGTCCGCCGCCAGGGTGAAGGTGAACACGCCGGACACCAGCTCGGCGGACAGCTCCAGCGTCTCCGGGTTCACCAGCGGGTGAAGCCCCAAGGCGTTGAGCTGCGCGGAGCGGCGCTCGACGTGGAACAGGTGCTCCTCGAAGACTTCCCGCACCAGCAGGCCCAGCTCCCCGGCGCTGGCCACCGAGCGCCAGGGCAACGAGGGCAGGCCCGCCACCGCCGGCGGCGCGATAGGCGTCAGCCGGTCCGGCCCCACCTGGAAGGTGACGTGGGAGAGGCGCTGGTGGGTGACCGGGTTCTCGGGAGCTACCTGCGGCTCCAGCGCGAGCGTCGCACGGGCGCCGCCCTCGCCGGTCTCCACCGTCAGTCCGAGCTGCTCGAGCTGGGCTGTGTCCATCCTGAGTTAACCCTTGAAGAGCTCGCGGGCGATAACGCTGCGCTGGACCTCACTGGTCCCTTCGCCAATCTCGCACAACTTCGCGTCGCGGAGGTAGCGCTCGACGGGGAACTCGCGGGTGTAGCCGTAGCCGCCGTGGATCTGCACCGCCTTGTTGCAGGCGCGCGTGGCCGCCTCGGAGGCGAACAGCTTGGCCATGGAGGCCGCCTGGGTGTACGGCTGGCCCTGGTCGGCCATGACGGCCGCGCGGTGCACGAGCAGCCGCGCCGCGTCCAGCTCCGTCTTCATGTCCGCGAACATCCAGCGCAGCCCCTGGAACTCGGCGATGGGCTGGCCAAAGGCGGTCCGCTCGCGGGCATAGCGCAGGGATTCCTCCAGCGCGCCCCGGCCCAGCCCCACCGCCAGCGCGCCGATGGTGATGCGGCCCTTGTCGAGAATCTTCAGCGTGTCGATGAAGCCCCGGTCCACCTCGCCCAACCGGGCCGAGTCGGGCACCTCCACGCCCTCCAGGATGAGCTCCGCCGTGTCCGAGGAGCGCATGCCCAGCTTGCCGTGGATGGGGCGCTGGCTGAAGCCCTTCAGCCCCTTCTCCAGGATGAAGGCGGTGATGCCCTTCTGGCGCTTCTCGGGGCTGGTGAGCGCCAGCACCACGAAGACATCGCCCACGGTGCCCTGGGTGATGAACATCTTGGCGCCGTTGAGCACCCACGTGTCCCCGTGGCGCACCGCGGTGGCCTTCAGGCCCGAGGCGTCCGAGCCGGAGCCCGGCTCGGTCAGACCCCAGGCGCCCAGCCACTCGCCGGTGGCCAGCTTGGGCAGGTACTTGCGCTTCTGCGCCTCGTTGCCGAAGACGCGGATGTGGCTTGTCCCCAGGCCGTTGTGCGAGGCCACCGTGAGCGCCAGCGAGCCGTCGTAGCGGGCGATCTCCTCGACGGCGACCGCCACGGCCAGGCTGTCCATCGCGGCCCCGCCGTACTCCTCGGCGACCAGCATGCCCAGGACGCCGAGCTGGCCCAGCTCCCGGACCACCTCCATGGGGAACGTCTCGTTCTTGTCCCACTCGCGGGACGGAGCCTTCACCTGGCGCTCGCAGAAGTCCTTGAGGGAAGCCCGGAGGGCGCGGTGGCTTTCAGGAAGTTCGAAGTCCATGGTTTTGAGAGGGATCTCATAGCAGGAGAGCCCCCGGTGAGGGGGTTCCTAACGGTCCCCCTCCCCTTTTCACACCCCGGAGTGTCCGAGCCTTCCTGATGGCAGGAAGCAGAAGCGTCAACAGCCGGACGCTCGCCAGGCCTCAGACCGGGTGGACGCCGTGCTTCTTTTCCTGCCGCGGTGCGTTGCTCCGGGCGTACAGCTCGAAGCGCCGGTCCAGCTCCTGGCGCAGGCGCTCGCCGGGAATCACCTCGTCCACCACCAGCTCGCTGGCCAGCTTGGCGATGTCCACGTCCGCCCGGTACTCGTCCCGGAGCTGCTGCACGTAGGCGGCGCGCTCGGCCTCGGGCTTCTCCTGGATCTTGTTGAAGTACACGGCGTTGACGGCCGCCTCCGGGCCCATGACGGCGATCATCGCCTGGGGCAGCGCCAGGGTGGCACTGGGAGCGAACCCCGGGCCGGACATGGCGTAGAGCCCCGCGCCGTATGCCTTGCGCACCACCACGCAGATGCGCGGCACGCTGGCCTCGGACACCGCGGAGATCATCTTCGCCCCGGAGCGGATGATGCCCGCGCGCTCCACCTTGGTGCCGATCATGAACCCCGGCACGTCCGCCAGGTAGAGCAGCGGGATGTTGAAGGCATCGCACAGCCAGATGAAGCGCGCGGCCTTGTCCGCCGAGTCCACGAAGAGCACCCCACCCTTGTACTTGGGCTGGTTGGCGACGATGCCCACGGGCCGGCCGCCGATGCGCGCCAGGCCGGTGATCAATTCCTGGGCGAAGAGCTTCTTCACCTCGAACCAGCTCCCCTCGTCGATGAGCTCCTGGATGAGGGCGTGCATGTCGAAGGGCTTGTTCTGGTCCGCGGGGATGATCTCCTCCACCCGCTTGCCGCTCGCCTTGGGGGCCTTGGGCGCCACCTGGGGCGCAGGCTGGCTGAAGTTCTCCGGGAAGAACGAGAGGTACTGCTTGGCCGCCTCGATGGCCTCCGGCTCCGTCTTCACCAGCACGTCGCCGCACCCCGACACGGAGCAGTGCATCTTCGCCCCGCCCATCTCCTCCAGCGTCACCTTCTCGCCGATGACCATCTCCGCCATGCGCGGGCTGCCCAGGTACATGGAGGCGTTGCCGTCCACCATGATGACCAGGTCACAGAAGGCGGGGATGTAGGCCCCCCCAGCCGCCGAGGGGCCGAAGAGCAGGCACACCTGGGGCACGAACCCGGACAGGTGCACCTCATTATAGAAGATGCGCCCGGCGCCCCGGCGGCCCGGGAACATCTCGATCTGGTCGGTGATGCGCGCCCCGGCGGAGTCCACCAGGTAGAACAGCGGGCAGCGCATGGCGCGCGCCGTCTCCTGGATGCGGAGGATCTTCTCCACGGTGCGGGCGCCCCAGCTGCCCGCCTTCACGGTGGAGTCGTTGGCCATGATGGCCACGGGGCGGCCGGCCACCTTGCCCAGGCCGGTCATCACCCCGTCGGAGGGCAGCTCCGGATCCTCGTTGTTGGCGAGCTTCGCATCCTCGACGAAGGAGTCCGCGTCCACGAGCAGCCGGATGCGCTCGCGCGCGAACAGCTTGCCCGTCTCGCGGTTCTTCGCGTGGTACTTCTCCGCGCCGCCCTTCTCTACTGCGGCGATCTTCTCGAGAAGCTTCTGGTCGTAGGACATGGCTGGGGGCACATAGCAGAAAGGGGCTCGGCTGGCTGCCCCCTCCCCGGAATGTCGCCAGGAAGCCAACGCCCCAGGGCCCGGCTGCCTGCCTGGACAGAAAGACGGTGCGAGGGGATGGCGCGCCCGGCCCCCCTCCCTATTTTCCAAAGGTAACGGAGAGCCTGACCGATGGGGCGCGGTGCTCTCGACATGTGTCAGGCCCTGGAGGGATCACCCATGTTCACGACGAAGAAGGCCAAGCTGGTGGCGAAGAGCGGGCTGTACCGCAAGTGGCTGGCGCAGAAGCTGATCAACGACGTGCCGCGTGTCGCCAAGAACAAGTGGGACGACTTCGATCCGGATGACCTGCTGCACATGGTGGGGCTCACCACCTACAAGCCCGCCTCGACGGGCATCGGTGGCCTGGGCGCGTTCGTGATTGGCGCGGCGCTGGGCAGCGTGGTGGCGCTCCTGCTGGCCCCCACCCCGGGCGTGGACCTGCGCACCACGGTCAAGGACAAGGCCATCGGCTACCTGAACAAGCAAAACATCAACCTGGGCCAGGAGAAGACCGCCCACGCGTAGGCGGCTTCCCGACAGTTCAAGGTTGACGCGCGAGGGCGGGGGGAAACTCCCGCCCTTCGCCGTGGGGGGCTGGCATCATGCGCGGCATGACGGCCCTTGCGATGCCCGGGGTGCGCCAGCGGCTGCGCTCCATCTTCGGCGGCTCGGTGGGCAACCTCATCGAGTGGTACGACTTCTACATCTACTCGGCGTTCTCGCTGTACTTCGCCAAGGCGTTCTTTCCGAGCGGCAACCCCATCGTCGAGCAGCTCAACACCGCGGGGGTGTTCGCCCTGGGCTTCCTGGTGCGCCCCGTGGGCGGCTGGGTCATGGGGCTCTACGCGGACCTCCGGGGACGGCGCGCCGCGTTGACGCTGTCCGTCACGCTGATGTGCCTGGGCTCGCTCGTCATCGCGCTCTGCCCGACATATGAGCAGGTGGGCGTGGCGGCGCCGATGGTGCTCGTGCTGGCGCGGCTGCTACAGGGGCTGTCGCTGGGCGGGGAGTATGGCACCAGCGCGACGTACCTGAGCGAGGTGGCCACCTCGCGCCACCGCGGCTTCTACAGCTCCTTCCAGTACGTCACGCTCATCATGGGCCAGCTGCTGGCCACGCTGACGTTGCTGCTGCTGCAGCGCCTGGTGCTCACCCATGGGCAACTCGAGGCCTGGGGGTGGCGCATCCCGTTCGTGTGCGGGGCGGCCCTGGCGGTCTTCGGCTTCTACATGCGCAGGAACATGGTGGAGACGGAGGCATTCCAGGCGGAGGCGGCGAAGCACCCGGTGCGCCACCCCATGCGGGAGCTGCTGAGCCACCCCCGGGAGATCGCCCTCGTGGTGGGGCTGACCCTGGGCGGCACCCTCGCCTTCTACACATACACCGTCTACATGCAGAAGTTCCTGGTGAACTCGGTGGGGCTCACGCGGGATCAGGCCACGCTCATCTCGGTGGCGTCGCTGTTCTTCTACATGCTGTTGCAGCCGGTGTTCGGCCTGCTGTCCGACAAGGTGGGGCGCAAGCCGGTGCTGCTGTGGTTCGGGGTGATGGGCACGCTGTGCACGGTGCCCCTGCTGACGGCGCTGACACGCACGCGGGATGCGTTCACGGCGTTCCTGCTGGTGATGGCGGCGCTGGTCATCGTCTCGGGCTACACGTCCATCAACGCCGTGGTGAAGGCGGAGCTGTTCCCGGCGAACATCCGCGCCCTGGGCGTGGGGCTGCCCTACGCGCTGACGGTCTCCCTGTTCGGAGGAACGGCCGAGTACCTGGGCACGTGGCTGAAGCTGGCGGGCCATGAGGCGTGGTTCTTCTGGTACGTCACCACCTGCATCCTGTGCTCGCTGTTCGTCTATCTGTTCATGCGCGACACGCAGCGGGAGCACCGGTTCGGCTGACGCCCCCGAAAAGTCCGTGGGCTCATTCGATGTCCACGATCTTGTAGAAGGTCTCCCGGTACTCCACCTGGCTGTTCGGGGAATCCTCCGCCCAGCGCTCCCCCTTCCTGCGCTTCGCGAGCCGGAACTCATCCACCAGGAGGAGCCCCTCCGGAAACCCGTACCGGGTCCAGAGCTCGCGCCCGGCGAAGTTCTCGTAGCCCACGAACCACACCTCGCGCCGCGTCTGGAGCCGTTGAATATCCAGCGTCACCAGCGCCCCCGCGCTCACGGCCTCTTTCGGACCGAACTTCCGGGGCTGGAGCGCGTGATACTGGCGGCAGGCCCTCTCCACGCTCTTCACCATCCGCCGGTCCACCTCCGGATGCCGGTTCAGCTCCGCCAGCAGCTCGTCGTGTGCCAGCCGCAGGGCCTGAATCAACGGCTCCTTGCCACCCACCTTGAGGTTCACCATGTCGAAGACGCTCACAGAGAAGGTTGGACAGGCCCTGGGCCTGGGCGATGCGCACCCTATCACCCCCTTCCAGGCCTCCATCCCCCAGAGCGCCCTGACGGATCTGAAGCAGCGCCTGGACCTGACGCGCTGGCCCGAGCCCGAGACCGTCGAGGACTGGTCCCAGGGCGTGCCCCTGAAGAAGCTCCAGGCGCTCGTCGAGTACTGGCGCACCGGCTACGACTGGCGCCGCGCCGAGGCCCGGCTCAACAGCTTTCCGAACTACCGCACCCCCATCGACGGGCTCGACATCCACTTCATCCACGTGCGCTCCCAGCACGAGAACGCCCTGCCCCTCCTGCTCACCCACGGCTGGCCCGGCTCGGTCTTCGAGTTCTTCAAGTCCATTCCCCTGCTCACGGACCCCACCGCCCATGGCGGCCAGGCGGAGGACGCCTTCCACGTCATCATCCCGTCCCTCCCGGGCTACGGCTTCTCGGGCAAGCCCTCGAAGACCGGCTGGAACATGGCGCGCACCGCCAAGGCCTGGGCGGAGCTGATGCACCGGCTGGGCTACACACACTGGGTCGCCCAGGGCGGCGACTGGGGCGCGGGCGTCAGCACGGCGCTCGCCCACCTCAAGCCCCAGGGGCTGGCCGGCATCCACCTGAACATGCCGTTCGCCGTGCCGGAGAAGCTTCCCCTCGAGAACCCCACCGCCGAGGAGAAGCGGGCCATGGCGCAGCTCCACGCCTTCGACACCGATGGGTCCGGCTACTTCCGCCAGCAGACCACGCGCCCCCAGACGGTGGGCTATGCCCTGGCGGACTCTCCGGCCGGCCAGGCCGCGTGGATCTACGAGAAGTTCCAGATGTGGACCGACAACTCCGGCGAGCCCGAGTCCGTCCTCAGCCAGGACGAGATGCTCGACAACATCACGCTCTACTGGCTCACGGACACGGCGGCCTCCTCCGCGCGCATGTACTGGGAGAACGCCGGCGCCACCTTCTCGGGCGGCAAGCTCGATCTCCCCGTGGGCGCCAGCATCTTCCCGAAGGAGATCTTCCGCCTGCCCAAGCGCTGGGCCGAGCAGAGTTACTCGAAGCTCATCTACTGGAATGAGACCGAAAAGGGCGGCCACTTCGCCGCGTTCGAGCAGCCTGGGATCTTCGTCCGCGAGCTCCGCGCCTGCTTCCGCCAGCTCCGTCCGTAACACGCGCCCAGGCAGGACAAAGCCTGGCCCCCCTTCGCGGAGGCCAGGCTTCTCCGGCTCAGCCGCCGGGACTAGGACTTGATGCTGTCCTTCGGCTCCACGGTGCTGGTGGCCACCTGGATGCGCTTGGGCTGCACCTCGGGGCGCTTGGGCAGGGTGAGCGTCAGGACCCCATTCTTCAGCTGGGCCTGGACATTGTCCCCATTGACGCCCTCGGGGAGCGTGAACGCGCGGCTGAACGCGCCGAAGCTGCGCTCATAGGCATAGAACCGCTCGCCCTCCTCGCGCTTCTCGCGCTCGCGCTTGCCACTCACCGAGAGGCGGTCTCCCGTGAGCGTCACCTCGATGTCCTTCTCGTCCACACCCGGAAGGTCCGCCTTGAAGACGTACGCATCCTGGGTCTCCTTCACCTCGAACGCCGGGACGAACGGCGCCGGGCCCTGACGGCCGGCGAACCAGGGGTGGCTCGCCAGTTGTTCGAACGGATCCCAGTTCATCAGCTCTTGCATCTGCTGAAAGGGATCCCACTCACGGGTGCGCTGCACGTTGCTTCCACTTCCACGACGAACAGACAGATCGGCCATGACGGTTTCTCCTCTCTTAAACGCGGCGGCGAAGGTCCCTGCCGTGCCGCCGCCATCCAGACCGTAAAGCAGGTTCGAGATGGTGCAAGCCGCCCCGGCCCGCGCAGGGGCCCCGGAGCCTGGTCCACCGCCCTCCAACCAGGGGACCTCCCCTGGCACGGGCCCGGCCACCCGGATATACCTCCTGATGTGCACCGGTGACGGATTTGGCACCACACGGAACTGAACAGCGGTTAAGAGGGCCGTGCCCCCAAGCGCTCCGCTGACTGAGGGAGCTTCCTCACCTGAGTTCTTGACCGCTCCATGGCCGATCCGATTCCAGCCACGTCCCGTGGGAAGATGCTCATTCTCGTGGTGGAGAAGGATCCACACGTGCGCGAGCTGGAGGCGCACTTCCTCGCACAGGCCGGTTATTCCGTTGAGTTCGTGACCGATGGCCTGTCCGCGCTGGAGCAGGCCCAACACCTGCGGCCTGACATCATCATCACCGAGATTCTTGTCCCCAAGCTGGATGGGCTGGCGCTCTGCCGGCAGCTGAAGGCCGCCGCCCAGACACGCCACATCTCCATCCTCATCTTCAGCATCCTGGCGGCCAGTGGCCGCGCCAAGGAGGCCGGCGCGGATGCCTTCCTCATGAAGCCCCTGGCTGAACACCGGTTGATCACGACCGTCAGGGGCCTGCTGGAGCACCGTTCCCGTTCTCTCGCCGAGACTCCATGACCGCGACGTACAAGCCAGCTCCCGAGCACATCCCCCCTTCCCGGGAAGGGCTGCCGCGCATCCCCACGGGGACCCCTCAACTGGACGCCATTCTGGGTGGAGGCTTTCCCGCCCATTCCATCAACATCCTCATGGGCGAGCCGGGCAGCGGGAAGACCATCCTCGCCGAGCGGCTCATCTTCGCCAACGCCCAGTCCAGCCAGCGCCCCATCCTCTACCTCACCACCCTCTCCGAGCCCCTGGAGAAGGTGGTGCGCTACCTCCAGCAGTTCGAGTTCTACGACGAGGAGAAGCTCACCTCGGGCAGCATCGTCTATGACTCCCTCGCCCAGGAGCTGGAGGAACACGGCATCACCGCCGTGGTGCCCAAGCTGAAGGAGATCATCAAGACCCTCTCGCCCAGCATCATCGTCATCGACTCCTTCAAGGCCATCCATGATCTCAGCACCTCGGTGCCGGACATGCGCCGGATGCTGTACGAAGTGGCGGGCCTGCTCACGGCCTACGACACGACGGCGTTCCTCGTGGGGGAGTACAGCGAGGCACAGCTCTCCACCTACCCGGAGTTCGCGGTGGCCGACGGCATGGTGGAGCTGGCCCGCAGGAAGCACGGCACCCGGGATGAGCGGTACCTGCGCGTCCTCAAGCTCCGGGGCAGCAACTACCTGGAGGGATTGCACGCCTTCCGCATCACCGCGAGCGGGCTGGAGGTCTTCCCCCGGCTGACGAGTCCGGAGGTTCCCCTCGCCTACTCCCTCCAGGAAGAGCGCCTGTCCACGGGGGTGGTGGGACTGGACACGATGCTGCAGGGGGGCATCCGGGCGGGCAGCTCGACCCTGATTCAAGGCCGGACGGGCTCGGGCAAGACGACGCTGGCGCTCCAGTTCATCCTGGAGGGCCTCCAGAGGGGAGAGCCCAGCCTCTACGTCAACTTCCAGGAGAACCCCACCCAGCTGGCGCGGGTCATCCAGGGCTTCGGGTTCGATGTGGCCGAGGCCCAGCGCAAGGGGCTGCACCTGCTCTATCACTCCCCGGTGGAGCTGCAGATCGACAGCATCCTCGTGACGCTGTTCCGCACCATCGCGGAGAAGAAGATCCAGCGCGTCGCCGTGGACTCCGTCGGAGACCTCATCAGCGCGGCGAGCGACATTCCGCGCCTCTTCGGATACCTCTACGCCCTGGTCCAGCACTTCTCGGTGATGCGGGTGGCGAGCGTCCTGACGATGGAGACCACCGGCATGGCGCCCCACCCCCTGGAGGGACAGATCAGCGCCCTGTCCGACGCCATCCTGCACTTGCAGATAGAGCGGCTCGGCAACCGCTCCATGAGGACCCTGCAGGTGCTCAAGGCGCGCGGCACGGACCATGACCTGAACGTGCGGGAGCTGCGCATCACGTCCAAGGGCGTCGAGGTGATGTGACATGCCCAGCCCGCTCCAGCCCGCGGAGAAGCGCCTCCAGCAGTTCCGCAAGCTCACGGAGGTCAGCCGCGCGCTCACCTACGCCGTCTCGTTGGACGAGGTGCTCCGCATCACCGTGGAGCGCGCCGCGGAGTTGCTGGAGACGGACAGGGCGGTCCTCATGCTCACCAACGAGCAAGGGCTCCTGTCCGTCCGTGCCTCCTTCGGGCTGGCCAAGGCGGCCACGGAGCGCTTCCGTGAGCCGCTCGATGAGACCCTCATTCACCGGCTCCAGGGGCTCCTGGAGGCCTCCCCGCAGTGCTTCCTGGGGGTCCCCCTGGTGGTCGGCGGCCAGGTCACGGGCATCCTGGCCGTCTCGCTCGCCCAGCCCGTGACGGGCAACGACGAGCAGGAGTGGTTGCTGTCCGCCCTGGCGGATCAGGCGGCCGTGGCCCTGGAGAAGACCCGGCTGGACGAGACGGCGGAGTTCCGCGAGCGCCTCATCGGCATCGTCAGCCACGACTTGCGCGGCCCCATCTCCGCCATCTTGCTGGGGGCCACGACCGTGCTGCGGCGGGAGGAGCTGAAGGAGCGGGACGCCAAGACGATCATGCGCATCCAGTCCGCCGCGGAGCGCGCGAGCCGGATGATCCGGGACCTGCTCGACTACACCCAGGCCCGGCTGGGGGGCGGCATTCGCGTGGAGAGCCGGCCCATGGACCTGCACGCCGTGGTGCGCCAGGTGGCCGAGGAGATGGCGATGGCCCATCCGGGGCGGCACATCGAGGTGAGCCAGGGGGGGGACCTCCACGGAAACTGGGATGTGGATCGCCTGGCGCAGGTGGTGGGCAACCTCATCTCGAATGCCCTCCACTACAGCCCGGAGGGCACCCCCGTGCGCGTGGAGACCCTGGGAACCGCCCAGGAGGCGACGCTCACCATCCACAACCTGGGGCCGCCCATCCCTGCCCAGCAGCAGTCGAAGATCTTCGAGCCGATGCATCGCGCCTCCGCGGATGTGAACCCGCAGAACCGCAGCGTGGGGCTGGGCCTCTACATCGTGAAACACCTGGTGAAGGCCCACGGCGGCACCATCGAAGTGAAGTCCCTGGAGAACGAGGGCACCACCTTCACGGTCCGCCTCCCGCGCCAGCCGCCTCCGCCGGGGCCCTGACCCCTTCGCTAGAAGGTGTACCCGACGTTGAGCGCGGCCCGGCGCTGGTCGCCGTAGAAGCACGCCGCCTCGGAGCTGCACGACGACACGTACTCGTCGTCCAGGAGGTTGGAGACGGTGAGGGCCGCCCGCCAGTGGCTCCGCTGGTAGTGCAGCCCCAGGTCCACGAGGGTGAAGCCCGGAACCTCCAGCGTGTTGGTCCGGTCCGCGAACGAGCGGCCCGTGGCGCGCACCCCCGCCCCCGCCCCGAAGCCCGCCAGCGCCCCCTCCTGGAAGGTGTAATCGAGCCAGAGCGAGGCCATGAACTCCGCGGAGCCCACCGGCGTCTTGCCCGTCTCGAAGTCCGCCCCATCGGTGATCTCCAAGTCGTAGAGCGACACGGCACCCAGGACGTCGAGCCCCGGCAGCAGGCTGGTGATGAGCTCAAGCTCCACGCCCCGCGAGCGCACCTCGCCGATCTGAAGCGGGTTGAAGGCGCCGTCCGTCGTCACGAAGTTCTGCCGCCGCAGCTCGAACACCGAGAGCCCCAGGGTGCTCGCCAGCCCGTCCGGCTGGAACTTCAGGCCCGCCTCCACCTGCTGGCCCGT from Stigmatella erecta includes these protein-coding regions:
- a CDS encoding epoxide hydrolase family protein — its product is MSKTLTEKVGQALGLGDAHPITPFQASIPQSALTDLKQRLDLTRWPEPETVEDWSQGVPLKKLQALVEYWRTGYDWRRAEARLNSFPNYRTPIDGLDIHFIHVRSQHENALPLLLTHGWPGSVFEFFKSIPLLTDPTAHGGQAEDAFHVIIPSLPGYGFSGKPSKTGWNMARTAKAWAELMHRLGYTHWVAQGGDWGAGVSTALAHLKPQGLAGIHLNMPFAVPEKLPLENPTAEEKRAMAQLHAFDTDGSGYFRQQTTRPQTVGYALADSPAGQAAWIYEKFQMWTDNSGEPESVLSQDEMLDNITLYWLTDTAASSARMYWENAGATFSGGKLDLPVGASIFPKEIFRLPKRWAEQSYSKLIYWNETEKGGHFAAFEQPGIFVRELRACFRQLRP
- a CDS encoding Hsp20/alpha crystallin family protein, whose translation is MADLSVRRGSGSNVQRTREWDPFQQMQELMNWDPFEQLASHPWFAGRQGPAPFVPAFEVKETQDAYVFKADLPGVDEKDIEVTLTGDRLSVSGKREREKREEGERFYAYERSFGAFSRAFTLPEGVNGDNVQAQLKNGVLTLTLPKRPEVQPKRIQVATSTVEPKDSIKS
- a CDS encoding response regulator, which produces MADPIPATSRGKMLILVVEKDPHVRELEAHFLAQAGYSVEFVTDGLSALEQAQHLRPDIIITEILVPKLDGLALCRQLKAAAQTRHISILIFSILAASGRAKEAGADAFLMKPLAEHRLITTVRGLLEHRSRSLAETP
- a CDS encoding ATPase domain-containing protein, with translation MTATYKPAPEHIPPSREGLPRIPTGTPQLDAILGGGFPAHSINILMGEPGSGKTILAERLIFANAQSSQRPILYLTTLSEPLEKVVRYLQQFEFYDEEKLTSGSIVYDSLAQELEEHGITAVVPKLKEIIKTLSPSIIVIDSFKAIHDLSTSVPDMRRMLYEVAGLLTAYDTTAFLVGEYSEAQLSTYPEFAVADGMVELARRKHGTRDERYLRVLKLRGSNYLEGLHAFRITASGLEVFPRLTSPEVPLAYSLQEERLSTGVVGLDTMLQGGIRAGSSTLIQGRTGSGKTTLALQFILEGLQRGEPSLYVNFQENPTQLARVIQGFGFDVAEAQRKGLHLLYHSPVELQIDSILVTLFRTIAEKKIQRVAVDSVGDLISAASDIPRLFGYLYALVQHFSVMRVASVLTMETTGMAPHPLEGQISALSDAILHLQIERLGNRSMRTLQVLKARGTDHDLNVRELRITSKGVEVM
- a CDS encoding GAF domain-containing sensor histidine kinase encodes the protein MPSPLQPAEKRLQQFRKLTEVSRALTYAVSLDEVLRITVERAAELLETDRAVLMLTNEQGLLSVRASFGLAKAATERFREPLDETLIHRLQGLLEASPQCFLGVPLVVGGQVTGILAVSLAQPVTGNDEQEWLLSALADQAAVALEKTRLDETAEFRERLIGIVSHDLRGPISAILLGATTVLRREELKERDAKTIMRIQSAAERASRMIRDLLDYTQARLGGGIRVESRPMDLHAVVRQVAEEMAMAHPGRHIEVSQGGDLHGNWDVDRLAQVVGNLISNALHYSPEGTPVRVETLGTAQEATLTIHNLGPPIPAQQQSKIFEPMHRASADVNPQNRSVGLGLYIVKHLVKAHGGTIEVKSLENEGTTFTVRLPRQPPPPGP